A single region of the Salicibibacter cibi genome encodes:
- the spoIIID gene encoding sporulation transcriptional regulator SpoIIID, translated as MHDYIKERTIKIGRYVVETRKTVRTIAKEFGVSKSTVHKDLTERLPDINPELAHEVKSILDYHKSIRHLRGGEATKVKYNNKGEKIIHS; from the coding sequence GTGCATGACTACATCAAAGAACGGACCATCAAGATAGGAAGATATGTGGTGGAAACCCGGAAAACTGTCCGAACAATCGCCAAAGAGTTCGGTGTTTCGAAAAGTACCGTGCATAAAGATTTGACAGAGCGGCTTCCTGACATTAATCCCGAACTGGCACACGAAGTAAAAAGCATATTGGATTATCATAAATCAATCCGGCATTTGCGTGGTGGGGAAGCAACAAAAGTGAAATATAATAATAAGGGGGAAAAAATCATTCACTCGTAG
- a CDS encoding sensor histidine kinase has translation MLGYKLEYLAQLMAWGSFALFVRTLYPQEMNRWACWAILLFCSGYGMFVGLTHPHIFSYTMLFFQFVIITSFFYLIYVFISAVINRRRGAAFHILGFSVLSVALMFDILFYNQVVSGQPLLYYGMFFYIFMQALHLSVLFAESYTRIEDLSGQLRLLNTNLDEKVKSRTRELREKNEDLNHMQTLRSQLLMNISHELGTPLTSIRGYVKGMLDGVFPRGDDKYMQLVYDKTLLLDHFIGDLHDLSKLENRQLSFIFQDENICLFLQHLYEEYEPEISKSGRTFIYNDALNDEYAVAQIDTIRMEQVFSNILSNARKHTPKNGAITVKLEKEKANAVISIIDSGDGIEEDMIPFIFDRFYQSTSSNGFGIGLAICKEIIEQHNGAIGVQSELGVGSRFYFKLPLQ, from the coding sequence ATGCTCGGATATAAACTGGAGTATCTGGCCCAATTGATGGCCTGGGGGAGCTTCGCTCTGTTCGTTCGCACTTTATATCCGCAAGAGATGAACAGGTGGGCATGTTGGGCTATCCTCTTATTCTGTAGCGGTTATGGTATGTTTGTTGGGCTCACACATCCGCATATTTTTTCATATACGATGCTTTTTTTCCAGTTTGTGATTATTACTTCGTTTTTTTACCTCATTTATGTGTTTATCAGCGCGGTTATCAACCGTAGACGCGGAGCTGCATTCCATATTTTGGGTTTTTCGGTCCTTTCCGTTGCTTTGATGTTCGATATCCTTTTTTATAATCAGGTCGTTTCCGGGCAGCCTCTTCTTTACTATGGAATGTTTTTTTATATCTTTATGCAAGCCCTTCATTTGTCGGTGTTGTTTGCAGAGTCTTATACACGGATTGAAGATCTGTCCGGGCAATTACGCTTGTTGAATACCAATTTGGATGAGAAGGTGAAAAGTCGAACGCGGGAACTCCGGGAGAAAAATGAAGATCTTAACCATATGCAAACACTACGGAGCCAGCTGCTGATGAATATTTCTCATGAGCTTGGCACGCCGCTAACCTCTATCCGAGGTTATGTCAAAGGGATGCTGGATGGAGTTTTTCCGCGCGGAGACGATAAATACATGCAACTCGTTTATGATAAAACCCTGTTGCTTGACCACTTTATCGGGGATCTTCACGATTTGAGCAAATTGGAAAATCGACAGCTTTCATTTATTTTTCAAGATGAAAATATTTGTCTTTTTTTGCAGCATTTATACGAAGAATATGAACCGGAAATAAGCAAAAGCGGGCGGACATTCATTTATAACGACGCGTTGAATGATGAGTATGCTGTGGCGCAGATAGACACGATCAGAATGGAGCAAGTGTTTTCCAATATCCTTTCCAATGCCCGAAAACATACCCCGAAAAATGGAGCGATCACCGTTAAATTAGAAAAGGAGAAGGCAAATGCGGTGATTAGCATTATTGATTCGGGTGATGGTATAGAAGAAGACATGATACCTTTCATCTTTGACAGATTTTATCAAAGTACATCGTCAAATGGATTCGGTATCGGATTGGCGATTTGCAAAGAAATCATTGAGCAGCATAACGGGGCGATCGGCGTGCAAAGTGAACTCGGCGTTGGAAGCCGCTTTTATTTTAAACTGCCGCTGCAATGA
- a CDS encoding helix-turn-helix domain-containing protein: MIGERIQQLRTEKGFSLSELAERAGVAKSYLSTIERDLQKNPSIQFLGKVAEVLDVSIDYLLHEGGNQDDRELDPEWQKLIEEAMDAGVSKEQFREFLNFNKWRMSNSDQ; this comes from the coding sequence GTGATTGGAGAACGCATTCAACAGCTCCGTACTGAAAAAGGTTTTTCATTGTCAGAGTTAGCCGAGCGTGCAGGTGTAGCTAAATCTTATTTAAGTACGATTGAGCGGGATTTGCAAAAAAATCCGTCTATTCAATTTTTAGGAAAAGTTGCCGAGGTGCTTGACGTATCCATTGATTATCTTTTGCATGAGGGAGGGAATCAGGATGATCGTGAACTTGATCCCGAATGGCAAAAGCTTATTGAAGAAGCGATGGACGCAGGGGTAAGCAAAGAGCAATTTCGAGAATTTTTGAACTTCAATAAATGGCGAATGAGCAACTCGGATCAATAA
- a CDS encoding LLM class flavin-dependent oxidoreductase, translating into MNAEFSLSVLDLAPVHATQTPADAFENSKKLIQHADKLGYHRYWVAEHHNMKAIASSATSVLIGYLAGHSENIRVGSGGVMLPNHAPLIIAEQFGTLEAMYPGRIDLGLGRAPGTDPMTIRALRRDQMSSVNDFPDNVNELLNYFSKEDAPVKAIPGHGLEVPIYLLGSSTYSAQLAAALGLPFAFASHFAPGELFNALRLYHERFQASKFLSEPYAMVTVNAALADTTQEAEKLATTNYLRFLSIVRGGQAEIDTKPVDNMDEHWTEFEKAQVLQSLKYSFVGDQEKVKKELEDFHAEAKFNELIVSSDIYDQEKRRRSYELLANIWNE; encoded by the coding sequence ATGAATGCAGAGTTTTCCTTATCCGTATTGGATTTGGCGCCGGTCCATGCGACACAGACGCCGGCAGATGCATTTGAAAATAGCAAAAAACTGATCCAACATGCGGACAAGCTCGGGTATCATCGCTATTGGGTGGCTGAACATCACAATATGAAAGCGATCGCCAGTTCAGCTACTTCCGTGCTGATCGGTTATTTAGCCGGCCATAGTGAGAATATTCGCGTCGGTTCAGGTGGCGTAATGCTCCCGAATCACGCGCCTTTAATCATTGCTGAACAATTCGGCACGCTGGAAGCGATGTACCCGGGCCGCATCGATTTAGGTCTGGGACGAGCGCCCGGTACGGATCCGATGACGATTCGTGCGTTACGCCGCGATCAAATGAGCAGTGTCAATGATTTCCCCGATAACGTGAATGAATTGCTGAATTACTTCAGCAAAGAAGACGCACCGGTGAAAGCAATCCCCGGCCATGGCCTTGAAGTGCCGATCTACTTGCTAGGCTCGAGTACTTACAGTGCGCAACTTGCGGCAGCTTTAGGATTGCCGTTTGCGTTCGCGAGTCATTTTGCGCCGGGTGAACTGTTTAATGCTTTGCGCTTGTATCACGAACGTTTCCAAGCCTCGAAGTTTTTAAGCGAGCCGTATGCGATGGTAACGGTCAATGCCGCTTTGGCTGATACGACACAGGAAGCTGAAAAACTGGCGACGACGAACTATTTACGGTTTTTAAGCATCGTTCGCGGGGGCCAGGCGGAAATCGATACGAAGCCGGTCGATAATATGGATGAACATTGGACAGAATTTGAAAAAGCACAGGTACTCCAATCGTTAAAATACTCATTCGTAGGCGATCAGGAAAAAGTGAAAAAAGAACTGGAAGATTTCCACGCTGAAGCAAAGTTCAATGAGCTCATCGTATCATCGGACATTTACGATCAGGAAAAAAGAAGACGCAGCTATGAGCTGTTGGCAAATATATGGAATGAATGA
- a CDS encoding LPXTG cell wall anchor domain-containing protein, whose protein sequence is MEKYHLRLFILLFIDLIFVLLMAIFSSDLQASDQQEQIDSTFEIDIGTFPSSAFIGGSNFAPGDQIQSGIDVQNRGQYDFEYTMTVYREYGSERLYDILNVEIEHEGSIIFAGPLKDLDVGMGVLKSGDEDHLHVTVHLPLHAGNEYQGLEAVAAFDFVAQGAPGDDDEPLSPTEPPGIDPDPRGTWSSDDTSSATKESGMDTRSSIEKSWEDIQDTFQDAIQPLVTRTGMGESDSRSGGLLPETASHWLVLLILGLLVIIMGIYLLKRQKKNIKA, encoded by the coding sequence GTGGAAAAATATCATCTCAGATTATTTATATTATTGTTCATTGATTTAATATTCGTTCTATTAATGGCTATTTTTTCAAGCGATTTGCAGGCATCAGATCAGCAAGAGCAAATAGATTCGACTTTTGAGATTGACATCGGAACTTTTCCTTCCTCGGCATTTATCGGAGGGAGTAATTTCGCTCCCGGCGATCAGATTCAATCCGGCATTGACGTCCAAAATCGAGGCCAATATGATTTTGAGTACACCATGACGGTCTATAGAGAATACGGTTCGGAACGCTTATATGATATTTTGAATGTGGAAATTGAACATGAGGGCAGCATCATATTTGCGGGGCCATTAAAGGATTTGGACGTAGGGATGGGTGTATTGAAAAGCGGTGATGAAGATCATTTGCATGTCACTGTTCATTTACCATTACACGCGGGGAATGAGTATCAAGGTTTAGAAGCGGTGGCTGCTTTTGATTTTGTTGCACAGGGAGCACCCGGGGACGATGACGAGCCGTTGTCTCCGACAGAACCCCCTGGAATTGACCCTGACCCTCGTGGCACATGGTCATCTGATGACACTTCTTCTGCCACTAAAGAATCAGGAATGGACACACGTTCTTCAATTGAAAAATCCTGGGAAGACATCCAAGATACCTTCCAGGATGCTATTCAACCACTCGTAACTCGGACAGGTATGGGTGAAAGCGATTCACGCTCCGGAGGTTTATTACCTGAAACGGCTTCGCATTGGCTTGTTCTTCTTATATTAGGTTTGCTGGTGATCATTATGGGCATTTATTTGCTTAAAAGACAAAAAAAGAACATCAAGGCATAA
- a CDS encoding IS110 family transposase, translated as MEAMIERCAGLDVHQETVVACALFGPLDKKPETSIQSFSTTTSGLLELNDWLASLNITDLVMESTGVYWKPVWNILESDFQLILANANHVKNVPGRKTDVKDAEWLAKLLRSGLIESNFVPPEDIRDVRDLTRYRKKMTHQRTAEQNRIHKILQDANIKLTSVLSDIFGLSGRRILEAIMNGEKIEIKDLKEIVHWRTKASLADNAEAINGRIRRHHRDMLQYHWDHMLYIEKMIQDLEEQIDQCLAPYRKEVDLLDTIPGVNQVGAAVFIAEMGVDMSVFKSSKHLASWAGLSPGNNESAGKKKGSKTTKGNKALQTMAVECALSTARQNNRISAHQKRIMKRQGKKKAQFASAHLIVTIAYNILKTGEPYQELGPEYVHQKQQNKERKMIEYLKKKGYTISNSDPETA; from the coding sequence ATGGAAGCTATGATTGAAAGGTGTGCAGGCCTAGATGTACACCAAGAAACTGTTGTCGCTTGTGCTTTATTTGGTCCACTAGACAAAAAACCGGAGACATCCATTCAATCATTTTCAACCACAACATCAGGGTTGTTGGAATTAAATGATTGGCTCGCATCATTGAACATCACAGACCTTGTCATGGAAAGCACCGGCGTTTACTGGAAGCCTGTATGGAACATTTTAGAAAGTGATTTTCAGCTTATCCTTGCCAACGCTAACCATGTCAAAAATGTCCCCGGTCGCAAAACCGATGTCAAAGATGCGGAATGGTTAGCCAAACTCTTGAGGAGTGGCTTGATCGAAAGCAATTTTGTTCCACCGGAGGATATTCGCGACGTGCGAGACTTGACACGTTATCGAAAAAAGATGACTCACCAGCGTACAGCCGAGCAGAACCGCATCCACAAAATCCTTCAAGATGCCAACATCAAGTTGACCTCGGTTCTCTCCGATATCTTTGGTCTATCTGGACGCCGGATCCTTGAAGCGATCATGAATGGCGAAAAGATCGAAATAAAGGATCTCAAAGAAATAGTTCATTGGCGCACAAAAGCTAGCCTCGCTGACAATGCCGAAGCCATCAATGGTCGGATACGCCGTCATCACCGTGATATGTTGCAATATCACTGGGATCATATGCTGTATATTGAGAAAATGATCCAAGACTTAGAAGAGCAAATCGACCAATGCTTAGCGCCTTATCGAAAGGAAGTCGACCTTTTAGACACCATCCCTGGTGTAAACCAAGTGGGCGCAGCCGTTTTCATCGCAGAAATGGGCGTTGATATGTCCGTATTCAAATCGTCCAAGCACCTTGCTTCATGGGCCGGATTGAGTCCCGGAAACAACGAAAGTGCTGGTAAAAAAAAAGGGAGTAAAACCACAAAAGGGAACAAGGCATTACAGACCATGGCGGTAGAGTGTGCCCTATCTACGGCAAGGCAAAACAACCGAATCTCCGCACACCAGAAAAGAATTATGAAACGGCAAGGCAAGAAAAAAGCCCAATTCGCTTCCGCCCATTTAATCGTAACCATTGCGTACAACATCTTAAAAACGGGTGAACCGTACCAGGAACTAGGCCCCGAATACGTTCACCAAAAGCAACAAAACAAAGAACGCAAAATGATCGAATATCTCAAAAAGAAAGGCTACACGATCTCGAATTCTGATCCAGAAACAGCTTAA
- a CDS encoding 7TM diverse intracellular signaling domain-containing protein translates to MNEDNLPHEGYATYRLTVDLHEDDQNELMSLYIPRVYSAHRTWVNDELLHEQGVVGVDRSDMEPDEYSQALPFQTDSDQLEIILQVSNFTQRAGGIWGPIMIGTEEDISAYREDNVTETTFFVGSLITMGLVFICFYLFRRKNRSPLYFGILCIAVALQTFLQGDKFSSLETMWLRSRSHHLA, encoded by the coding sequence ATGAACGAAGATAATCTTCCCCATGAAGGGTATGCCACGTATCGGTTGACCGTTGACTTGCATGAAGACGACCAAAACGAGCTTATGTCTCTTTACATTCCGAGGGTTTATAGTGCCCACAGGACCTGGGTGAATGATGAATTATTGCATGAGCAAGGTGTCGTCGGAGTGGATCGTTCAGATATGGAGCCGGATGAATACAGCCAGGCATTACCATTTCAAACCGACAGTGATCAGCTTGAGATTATTCTTCAAGTCTCTAATTTCACACAACGTGCCGGGGGAATATGGGGTCCGATTATGATCGGAACTGAAGAAGATATATCGGCTTATCGGGAAGACAATGTCACGGAGACGACGTTTTTCGTGGGAAGCTTAATCACAATGGGGCTCGTTTTCATTTGTTTTTATCTATTTCGGCGAAAAAACCGTTCCCCACTCTACTTTGGCATATTGTGCATTGCAGTCGCGCTGCAAACTTTTTTGCAAGGGGACAAGTTTTCTTCTTTAGAAACAATGTGGCTACGTTCCCGTAGCCACCATCTAGCATGA
- a CDS encoding TasA family protein — MRKKLLGAIGTLALAALLIGAGTFALFTDRATNAGNTFAAGTLSIEDITNGDGSAAIELGGLAPGDNTSGQIESHSAVQAQSAGEIGPNSIGCSVFPWLPWCDGSEDPPVDETTHDPGEITIVNDGSMDAWVKLSDITTDGVLFGGDNPIALGVDEDPVLLEPGEEQTFTVHWAFPLEAENEYQGGEGIADFHFDAVQADNNDAGDGPNSWNEDAS, encoded by the coding sequence TTGAGAAAAAAATTATTGGGGGCTATAGGCACGCTGGCTCTTGCGGCATTATTGATAGGCGCTGGAACGTTTGCCCTTTTTACGGACAGGGCAACAAACGCGGGGAATACGTTTGCAGCAGGGACGTTGAGCATTGAGGACATCACGAATGGGGACGGGAGCGCGGCTATTGAATTGGGAGGATTAGCACCCGGGGATAATACCTCCGGACAAATTGAGTCCCATTCTGCAGTTCAAGCACAGAGCGCAGGTGAAATCGGCCCTAATTCCATAGGGTGTTCGGTATTTCCATGGTTACCGTGGTGTGATGGTAGTGAAGACCCACCGGTAGACGAAACCACTCATGATCCAGGTGAAATTACCATCGTTAACGATGGCTCTATGGATGCTTGGGTGAAGCTTAGCGACATCACAACTGACGGTGTTCTTTTCGGTGGCGACAACCCGATCGCGCTTGGTGTGGATGAAGATCCTGTGCTTCTTGAGCCAGGTGAAGAGCAAACATTCACTGTACATTGGGCATTTCCACTTGAAGCAGAAAATGAGTATCAGGGTGGAGAAGGTATCGCAGATTTTCACTTTGATGCCGTGCAGGCTGACAACAATGATGCAGGCGATGGACCAAACTCCTGGAATGAAGATGCTTCATAA
- a CDS encoding anti-repressor SinI family protein — protein sequence MHDNLYFVDRGMQQEKLLIRQKASHYNVDPEWMELMKEARNMGLSKEQIRRFIKEAAMSKNT from the coding sequence TTGCACGATAATTTGTATTTCGTCGATCGTGGGATGCAACAGGAAAAATTATTGATTCGACAGAAGGCAAGCCATTATAATGTAGACCCGGAATGGATGGAGCTGATGAAAGAAGCCCGGAATATGGGGTTGAGCAAGGAGCAGATTCGACGTTTTATTAAGGAAGCGGCCATGTCCAAGAATACATAG
- the mreB gene encoding rod shape-determining protein MreB: MFGRDIGIDLGTANVLIHVKGQGIVLEEPSVVAVDNTTGKTMAVGEEAFQMVGRTPGNIVVLRPMKDGVIADFDLTESMLRHFLSRINVRSAFAKPRILICCPADITSVEQKAIRETVEKSGGKHVYLEEEPKVAAIGAGMEIFQPSGNMVIDIGGGTTDVAVLSMGGIVTSKSIKTAGDQFDNDIYHYIKRHYKLLIGERTAEDIKKEVVSVSPNGRAETFDIRGRDMVSGLPRTITIHSEELNDALKESVATITQAARIVLEQTPPELAADIIDKGAFITGGGAQLHGMQELFAEELKIPVFIAEEPMQCVANGTGVMLENLEKISSKVRA, translated from the coding sequence ATGTTCGGAAGAGATATCGGAATCGATTTGGGGACCGCCAATGTGCTTATTCACGTCAAAGGTCAAGGCATTGTGTTGGAAGAACCATCCGTTGTTGCCGTTGATAACACGACCGGCAAAACGATGGCAGTGGGGGAAGAAGCCTTTCAAATGGTTGGTCGCACACCTGGGAATATTGTAGTGTTGCGTCCGATGAAAGATGGGGTGATTGCCGACTTTGATTTAACGGAATCGATGTTGCGTCATTTTCTGTCAAGGATTAATGTCCGTTCAGCTTTTGCGAAACCGCGAATTTTGATCTGCTGCCCGGCAGACATTACTTCCGTAGAGCAAAAAGCAATTCGTGAAACGGTTGAAAAAAGTGGCGGAAAGCATGTGTATTTGGAAGAGGAGCCCAAAGTAGCTGCTATTGGCGCAGGAATGGAGATTTTCCAGCCAAGTGGCAACATGGTCATTGATATTGGTGGAGGTACCACGGACGTTGCTGTTTTGTCCATGGGAGGGATCGTTACATCGAAGTCGATTAAAACGGCAGGTGACCAATTCGACAATGATATTTATCATTACATCAAGCGGCATTATAAACTATTAATTGGAGAGCGCACAGCAGAGGACATAAAAAAAGAGGTCGTAAGTGTTTCGCCGAACGGGCGTGCAGAAACATTCGATATCCGTGGACGTGATATGGTTAGCGGCCTTCCCCGTACGATCACGATTCACTCGGAAGAACTAAACGATGCCTTGAAAGAATCAGTGGCTACCATCACACAGGCGGCTAGGATTGTATTGGAACAAACGCCTCCGGAACTTGCGGCTGATATTATTGACAAGGGAGCATTTATTACAGGAGGCGGTGCACAGTTGCACGGGATGCAGGAACTTTTCGCCGAGGAGTTAAAAATCCCTGTCTTTATTGCCGAAGAACCGATGCAGTGCGTAGCGAATGGTACCGGAGTTATGTTGGAAAACTTAGAAAAAATATCCAGCAAAGTACGCGCCTAA
- a CDS encoding response regulator transcription factor: MNKGKILVVEDDLEIRELVKGYLEKEDYKIYVAENGKKALDLFRKNNVDLSLLDIMLPDMDGLQVCREMRIQSKVPIIFLSSRREMNDVVTGLNVGADDYITKPFDPEILVARVNANIRRQFYTAGGYSSEQSRHLFDVLTKREVETLMLINRGLTNKDIAHRLYLSEGTVKGYNNTIFHKLGVKNRTQAVNLARELGLL; this comes from the coding sequence ATGAATAAAGGGAAAATACTCGTTGTTGAAGATGATTTGGAGATACGTGAACTCGTTAAAGGGTATTTGGAGAAAGAAGATTATAAAATTTATGTTGCAGAAAATGGAAAAAAAGCTCTGGATCTTTTCCGAAAAAATAATGTAGATTTAAGTTTACTCGATATCATGTTGCCGGATATGGACGGCCTTCAGGTTTGTCGGGAAATGCGTATACAATCAAAAGTCCCGATCATTTTTTTAAGTAGTCGCCGCGAGATGAACGATGTAGTCACAGGTTTGAATGTTGGGGCGGATGATTACATAACAAAACCGTTCGACCCGGAAATTTTGGTAGCTCGGGTAAATGCCAACATACGCAGGCAATTTTATACGGCCGGCGGTTATTCCTCCGAACAATCACGGCATCTTTTTGACGTACTGACGAAGCGGGAAGTTGAAACGTTGATGCTAATTAATCGGGGGCTGACGAATAAAGATATTGCTCATCGTCTGTATTTGTCAGAGGGGACGGTAAAAGGGTATAATAATACAATTTTTCATAAGCTTGGAGTGAAAAATCGTACGCAAGCGGTGAATTTGGCCAGAGAACTCGGTTTGCTTTAA
- a CDS encoding signal peptidase I yields MKRSLKILKSTVSFLLTVFIIVTVAFVVQAQLTGGKAQVLDHEILTVLSGSMEPDIETGSVIAIETVDQARDYEVGDVITYHMPNDPETYVTHRVIDVQPNEGEIQYATQGDNNRTPDLELVEATQIIGHYNGMSVPYAGYVFDYVQSDQGIVLMLMVPGFLLLISSFIQVWKIVRDTEYQEVTAMGTDNETTG; encoded by the coding sequence ATGAAAAGGTCTTTAAAGATATTGAAAAGCACCGTATCTTTTCTTCTCACTGTCTTTATCATCGTTACCGTTGCTTTCGTTGTACAGGCGCAATTAACCGGGGGGAAAGCTCAAGTTCTGGATCATGAAATTTTGACTGTTTTATCAGGGTCTATGGAACCGGATATTGAAACCGGCTCTGTCATTGCGATTGAAACAGTTGATCAGGCCCGAGATTACGAGGTTGGGGATGTCATTACGTACCATATGCCCAATGATCCGGAAACGTACGTTACACACAGAGTGATTGACGTCCAGCCAAATGAAGGTGAGATCCAATATGCGACACAAGGCGATAATAATCGTACACCTGATCTAGAACTCGTAGAGGCCACACAAATTATCGGACATTATAACGGGATGTCGGTGCCGTATGCCGGTTACGTTTTTGATTATGTGCAAAGTGACCAAGGGATTGTGCTCATGTTGATGGTTCCGGGGTTTTTGCTTCTAATATCATCATTCATTCAAGTATGGAAAATTGTGCGTGACACGGAGTATCAGGAAGTGACAGCAATGGGAACTGACAATGAGACTACGGGATGA